In one window of Carcharodon carcharias isolate sCarCar2 chromosome 14, sCarCar2.pri, whole genome shotgun sequence DNA:
- the LOC121287551 gene encoding RNA-binding protein 25-like, whose protein sequence is RERERERRERERERRERERERRRQTDRGRERERDKQREGEGERGRERDRGRERDRGRERDRGRERKRDGERERE, encoded by the exons agagagagggagagggagagaagagagagagagagggagagaagagagagagagagggagagaaga agacagacagacagagggagggagagagagagagacaaacagagggagggagagggagag agagggagagagagagacagagggagagagagagacagagggagagaaagagacagagggagagagaggaagagagacggtgagagggagagagag